In the Fibrobacter sp. genome, one interval contains:
- the cimA gene encoding citramalate synthase: MKVFLYDTTLRDGNQDRKISLSLADKLQIARLLDSFGFDYIEGGWPNPSNPTDEEFFQKIKEVKLKHAKIAAFGSTRRPKVLPEKDPLLQALVKSGAPVKTIFGKSWDLHVTDVIRTTLEENLDMIESSVAYLKEHSEEVIYDAEHFFDGYKANPEYAIETLRAAEKGHADCIVLCDTNGGTMPWELKSIIKEVKKHISTPLGIHVHDDSGLAVCNSLYAVKNGAVMVQGVVNGFGERCGNANLTTIAADLHFKMDAKFFAAKKIARLRQLSSSIDQIVNLPSDPHAPYVGDAAFAHKGGAHIDGVMKVSRSFEHIDPHAVGNDRVFVTSDQAGGSLVVEKLKAIKPGIDKKDPVVGKLLTLIKERENAGWHFDSAEASFKLLVYRHLGMVQEPFKVLGYRVIEDKTTQGVSVSQATVKLQIGDKISHQVSEGDGPVNALDAALRKALLPFFPNMAKVRLDDFKVRVLGSNVASDATVRVWTTFGDEKGYWNVVGVSSNIIEASWMAFVDGLTYKILLDEKVIEKPYKHIDVKPVAAKAAVKEEEPAPAKAKKLSARKVRNLADITRSAKKRR, encoded by the coding sequence ATGAAAGTTTTTTTGTACGACACGACCCTCCGCGACGGTAACCAGGATAGGAAAATCAGTTTGTCCCTGGCGGACAAGCTGCAGATAGCAAGGCTCCTGGACAGTTTCGGTTTTGACTACATCGAAGGTGGCTGGCCGAACCCCAGCAATCCCACCGACGAGGAATTCTTCCAGAAGATTAAAGAAGTTAAACTGAAGCATGCGAAGATTGCCGCTTTCGGCTCGACCCGTCGCCCCAAGGTGTTGCCCGAAAAGGACCCGCTGCTGCAGGCCCTGGTAAAGTCCGGCGCTCCCGTAAAGACCATTTTCGGCAAGAGCTGGGATTTGCATGTGACCGACGTTATCCGCACTACCCTGGAAGAAAACCTGGACATGATCGAGTCTTCGGTGGCCTACCTCAAGGAACATTCCGAAGAGGTCATCTACGATGCGGAACATTTCTTTGACGGCTATAAGGCGAATCCGGAATATGCCATCGAGACCCTCCGTGCGGCAGAAAAGGGCCATGCGGACTGTATCGTGCTTTGCGATACCAATGGCGGAACCATGCCTTGGGAACTGAAAAGCATTATCAAGGAAGTGAAAAAGCATATTTCCACACCTCTCGGGATCCACGTTCACGATGATTCTGGACTTGCGGTGTGCAACAGCCTTTATGCCGTCAAGAACGGTGCCGTGATGGTACAGGGCGTAGTGAACGGCTTTGGTGAACGCTGCGGAAACGCGAACCTCACCACCATTGCTGCAGACCTGCATTTCAAGATGGATGCAAAGTTCTTTGCGGCCAAGAAGATTGCAAGGCTCCGTCAGTTGAGTAGCAGCATTGACCAGATTGTGAACTTGCCCAGCGATCCTCATGCCCCGTACGTAGGCGATGCGGCCTTTGCACACAAGGGTGGCGCTCACATTGACGGCGTGATGAAGGTTTCCCGCAGCTTCGAGCACATTGACCCCCATGCCGTGGGCAACGACCGTGTGTTTGTGACCAGCGACCAAGCGGGCGGTTCCCTGGTTGTGGAAAAGCTCAAGGCTATCAAACCGGGCATCGACAAGAAAGACCCTGTAGTGGGCAAGCTGCTCACGCTCATCAAGGAACGTGAAAACGCAGGCTGGCATTTCGACTCTGCCGAAGCCAGTTTTAAACTGTTGGTTTACCGCCATCTGGGTATGGTGCAGGAGCCTTTCAAGGTGCTGGGCTACCGTGTTATCGAAGACAAGACCACTCAGGGCGTGTCTGTTTCACAGGCGACGGTCAAGCTCCAGATTGGCGACAAGATTAGCCATCAGGTGAGCGAGGGCGACGGCCCGGTGAACGCCCTGGATGCAGCGCTTCGCAAGGCTCTGCTCCCGTTCTTCCCGAATATGGCGAAAGTCCGCCTGGACGACTTCAAGGTCCGTGTGCTGGGTAGCAATGTCGCTTCTGACGCCACGGTCCGCGTGTGGACTACCTTCGGTGACGAGAAGGGCTACTGGAACGTGGTGGGTGTTTCCAGCAACATCATCGAAGCGTCCTGGATGGCGTTCGTAGATGGACTTACTTACAAGATTTTGTTGGACGAGAAGGTCATTGAAAAGCCTTACAAGCATATCGACGTGAAGCCAGTTGCTGCGAAGGCTGCCGTGAAGGAAGAAGAGCCCGCTCCGGCGAAGGCCAAGAAGTTGAGCGCCCGCAAGGTGAGGAACCTCGCCGACATCACCCGTTCTGCGAAGAAGAGGAGGTAG
- the hisD gene encoding histidinol dehydrogenase: MKIIKVTPKSAEIERICGREVAPSKEIHDKVMQILADIRQGGVAKATEYAQKFDGLKGKNIRVPVSAIAKSAAKCPKELQKALKQAIKNVRDFHKNQMEESWLMEGKDGVVLGQRIRPMKRVGLYVPGGAGIYPSTVIMNAVPALVAGVEDIVVVTPIKGEINRAVAFVLQELGITEVYHIGGAQAIGLLAYGAKDAKGKTVVERVDKIVGPGNVFAAIAKKEVFGVVDIDMVAGPSEVLVMADNTCDPDFVAADLLSQAEHGSGFEAAICITDNMETAQMISACVDIQVENSPKKELLEKVLGNFGRILVVKDWFDGVEIANRIAPEHLEVMTSEAESMAAQIENAGAVFIGPWSSEPVGDYFAGPNHVLPTNGTGRFFSPLGVYDFLKRMSIIRYSEKAIKKNAKAIAAVATEEGFIHHAAAVLKRL; this comes from the coding sequence ATGAAAATAATCAAGGTTACTCCGAAATCTGCTGAAATTGAACGCATCTGCGGGCGCGAAGTCGCCCCGAGCAAGGAAATTCACGACAAGGTGATGCAGATCCTTGCCGACATCAGACAAGGTGGCGTCGCGAAGGCGACGGAATACGCCCAGAAGTTCGATGGCCTCAAGGGCAAGAACATCCGCGTGCCGGTTTCGGCCATCGCGAAGTCTGCCGCCAAGTGCCCGAAGGAACTCCAGAAGGCCCTGAAGCAGGCCATCAAGAACGTGCGCGACTTCCACAAGAACCAGATGGAAGAATCCTGGCTCATGGAAGGGAAGGACGGCGTGGTTCTCGGCCAGCGTATCCGCCCCATGAAGCGCGTGGGCCTCTACGTGCCGGGCGGTGCGGGCATCTACCCCAGCACCGTCATCATGAACGCAGTCCCGGCTCTCGTTGCCGGCGTGGAAGACATTGTGGTGGTGACCCCTATCAAGGGCGAAATCAACCGCGCTGTGGCATTCGTGCTGCAGGAACTGGGTATTACCGAAGTTTACCACATTGGTGGCGCCCAGGCTATCGGTCTCTTGGCTTATGGTGCCAAGGATGCCAAGGGCAAGACTGTGGTTGAACGCGTCGACAAGATTGTGGGCCCGGGCAACGTGTTTGCGGCAATCGCCAAGAAGGAAGTCTTCGGCGTCGTGGACATCGACATGGTGGCAGGCCCCAGCGAAGTGCTGGTGATGGCGGACAATACCTGCGATCCGGACTTTGTGGCTGCCGACCTCTTGAGCCAGGCGGAACACGGTTCCGGCTTCGAGGCGGCCATCTGCATTACCGACAACATGGAAACCGCCCAGATGATTAGCGCCTGCGTGGATATCCAGGTGGAAAATTCCCCGAAGAAGGAACTCCTCGAGAAGGTGCTCGGCAACTTCGGGCGCATCCTCGTGGTGAAGGACTGGTTCGACGGCGTGGAAATCGCAAACCGCATCGCTCCGGAACATTTGGAAGTGATGACCAGCGAAGCCGAATCCATGGCGGCGCAGATCGAAAACGCGGGTGCGGTGTTTATCGGCCCCTGGTCCTCTGAGCCGGTGGGCGACTACTTCGCGGGCCCGAACCACGTGCTGCCTACCAACGGCACGGGCCGTTTCTTCAGCCCGCTGGGCGTGTACGACTTCTTAAAGCGCATGAGCATCATCCGCTACAGCGAAAAAGCCATCAAGAAGAACGCGAAGGCCATTGCCGCCGTCGCCACCGAAGAGGGCTTTATCCACCACGCCGCCGCAGTTCTCAAGAGACTCTAA